In the genome of Coregonus clupeaformis isolate EN_2021a chromosome 1, ASM2061545v1, whole genome shotgun sequence, one region contains:
- the LOC121575479 gene encoding ADP-ribosylation factor-like protein 3 encodes MGLLSILRKLKSTPDQEVRILLLGLDNGGKTTLLKQLASEDISHITPTQGFNIKSVQSQGFKLNVWDIGGQRKIRPYWRNYFENTDVLIYVIDSADRKRFEETGQELAELLDEEKLSGVPVLIFANKQDLLTAAPASEIAEGLNLHTIRDRVWQIQSCSALTGEGVQDGMNWVCKSVNAKKK; translated from the exons GGTTTGCTGTCAATCCTTCGAAAGCTAAAGAGCACACCTGATCAGGAGGTTCGGATCTTGTTGCTGGGTTTGGACAACGGAGGAAAGACCACGCTGCTGAAACAACTGGCCTCTGAGGACATCAGTCACATCACCCCCACACAG ggcTTCAACATAAAGAGTGTTCAGTCTCAGGGTTTTAAGCTGAATGTGTGGGACATCGGGGGACAGAGGAAGATCAGACCCTACTGGAGAAACTACTTTGAGAACACTGACGTGCTG ATTTACGTCATCGACAGTGCAGACAGAAAAAGATTTGAGGAGACGGGACAG GAGCTGGCTGAGCTGTTGGATGAGGAGAAGCTGAGTGGGGTTCCAGTGCTGATCTTTGCCAACAAGCAAGACCTGCTGACGGCTGCCCCAGCTTCTGAGATCGCTGAGGGACTCAACCTGCACACTATCCGGGACCGCGTCTGGCAGATCCAGTCCTGCTCTGCCCTCACCGGAGAGGGGGTACAG GACGGAATGAACTGGGTCTGCAAGAGCGTCAACGCTAAGAAGAAGTAG